From a region of the Pseudoclavibacter endophyticus genome:
- a CDS encoding inositol monophosphatase family protein, with protein MARELLHSISSDLRLARELADIADAVSMRAFHARDFGVYEKEDRTHVTDADREVERVLRERLDVARAGDGILGEEYGAQGSTRRQWIIDPIDGTANFMRGIPIWATLIALAVDGVPEVGVVSAPALNRRWWGASGHGAYTDDDLADQNTATDRRIHVSRIDDLAQASISYNSLKGWDEAGRLDQLVDLSRRVTRTRAVGEMWSYMLVAEGALEVAGEFDLKPYDMAALEPIVVEAGGRFTSVDGEDGPWHGSAIATNGHLHDEVVALLRPSR; from the coding sequence GTGGCCCGCGAACTCCTGCACTCCATTTCGTCTGACCTGCGGCTGGCACGGGAGCTGGCCGACATCGCCGACGCTGTCTCGATGCGCGCGTTCCACGCTCGCGACTTCGGCGTGTATGAGAAAGAAGACCGGACGCACGTCACCGACGCCGACCGCGAGGTCGAACGCGTCCTCCGCGAACGCCTCGACGTGGCACGCGCGGGTGACGGCATCCTCGGCGAGGAGTACGGAGCGCAGGGATCGACGCGGCGCCAGTGGATCATCGACCCGATTGACGGAACCGCCAACTTCATGCGCGGCATCCCGATCTGGGCGACCCTCATCGCACTCGCCGTCGACGGTGTGCCCGAGGTCGGGGTGGTGAGCGCTCCCGCACTCAACCGTCGCTGGTGGGGAGCATCCGGCCATGGCGCATACACCGACGACGATCTCGCAGATCAGAACACCGCGACCGATCGGCGCATCCACGTCTCGAGGATCGACGACCTCGCGCAGGCGTCGATCAGTTACAACAGCTTGAAGGGTTGGGACGAGGCCGGCCGACTTGACCAGCTCGTCGACCTCAGCCGCCGCGTCACCCGCACCCGTGCCGTGGGCGAGATGTGGTCGTACATGCTCGTCGCCGAGGGCGCGCTCGAGGTCGCCGGAGAATTCGACCTCAAGCCTTATGACATGGCGGCGCTCGAGCCGATCGTGGTCGAGGCCGGTGGCCGCTTCACGAGCGTCGACGGTGAGGACGGCCCCTGGCACGGCTCGGCGATCGCGACCAACGGCCACCTGCACGACGAGGTCGTCGCGCTCCTTCGTCCATCGCGCTAG
- a CDS encoding YchJ family protein gives MKIDDTDRCPCLSGDPYGRCCGLVHRGERVAPTAEALMRSRYSAFVALDGDYLKRSWHPSTRPGSLSLDPDTRCLRLDIVRTWAGGPFDDAGEVEFRAIARDADGRYVLHEVSTFTREGGEWFYVDGVQMPGEPGQPS, from the coding sequence GTGAAGATCGACGATACCGACCGGTGCCCGTGCCTGAGCGGTGACCCGTATGGGCGGTGCTGCGGGCTCGTGCACCGGGGCGAGCGGGTCGCCCCAACCGCCGAGGCGCTCATGCGATCGCGGTATTCGGCGTTCGTTGCCCTCGACGGCGACTACCTGAAGCGATCGTGGCATCCATCCACGCGCCCGGGCTCGCTCAGCCTCGACCCGGACACGCGGTGTCTTCGGCTCGACATCGTGCGAACGTGGGCCGGTGGCCCGTTCGACGACGCGGGCGAGGTCGAGTTCCGCGCGATTGCGCGTGATGCCGACGGTCGATACGTGTTGCACGAGGTGAGCACGTTCACGCGAGAGGGTGGCGAGTGGTTCTATGTCGACGGCGTCCAGATGCCGGGGGAGCCCGGGCAGCCCTCGTGA
- a CDS encoding MFS transporter gives MTGRRRDTRWTAFGVCAAVAVLTILDIAKVNVTLGPIQHTLGATSSDIQLIVAGYVLAYGIALVPAGRLGDVWNRRALFLIGLVAFLAASLVCALAVSTHMLIVGRLLQGVAAGILMPQVLGLVQQLFRGPERGRAFGVFGAAIGVGTAFGPTIGGLLIGAFGDELGWRWTFGMNVPLAIVLLGFAYWLTPRDQVRRPGQQLDLVGTSLLALAVTSFMLPFVLTTGGDDDHPARWGFLALGAALVAAFLWWERRYLAAGKTPVVDLNTFRLPSYRYGVIIVTLFFAAMPPVFLLQTLFLMNGLGHEAVVAGLTSVPYAIVSAIAAAALGRYSHRFGATLVTIGTTVYFAGLIGLLVCTQFVSRDLMPVALATVFAVSGAGAGAFMGSNQARMLKHIPVTQAGIAGSFSQVGQRIGNAIGVAIATSIYYSVSASTGNHTGAAREAVGAGLIYALGVVVIALVFVIIDNIGAVRRAGTDTAAVQITDRALLGDAGHSTPTGGIEVQPEPKD, from the coding sequence GTGACCGGTCGGAGAAGAGACACCCGGTGGACCGCCTTCGGCGTCTGCGCCGCCGTGGCGGTCCTGACGATCCTCGACATCGCCAAGGTCAACGTCACGCTCGGGCCGATCCAGCACACCCTCGGCGCAACGAGTTCGGATATTCAACTCATCGTCGCGGGCTACGTGCTCGCCTACGGCATCGCGCTCGTCCCCGCCGGCCGGCTCGGTGACGTCTGGAACCGCCGCGCCCTGTTCCTCATCGGCCTCGTCGCGTTCCTCGCCGCGAGCCTCGTGTGCGCGCTCGCGGTCTCGACCCACATGCTCATCGTCGGCCGGCTCCTGCAGGGCGTTGCGGCGGGCATTCTCATGCCGCAGGTCCTCGGCCTCGTGCAACAACTGTTCCGCGGCCCCGAACGTGGCCGGGCGTTCGGCGTGTTCGGCGCGGCGATCGGCGTCGGCACCGCTTTCGGCCCCACGATCGGTGGTCTGCTGATCGGCGCGTTCGGCGACGAGCTTGGGTGGCGGTGGACGTTCGGCATGAACGTTCCCCTCGCGATCGTGCTGCTCGGCTTCGCCTACTGGCTCACGCCGCGCGACCAGGTGCGGAGGCCGGGGCAGCAGCTCGATCTCGTGGGCACCTCACTCCTCGCGCTCGCCGTCACGTCATTCATGCTGCCGTTCGTCCTCACGACGGGCGGTGACGACGACCACCCGGCGCGGTGGGGGTTCCTCGCGCTCGGCGCCGCGCTCGTCGCGGCGTTCCTGTGGTGGGAGCGCCGCTACCTGGCGGCCGGCAAGACGCCGGTCGTCGATCTGAACACGTTCCGCCTGCCGTCGTACCGGTACGGCGTCATCATCGTCACGCTGTTCTTCGCGGCCATGCCGCCCGTGTTCCTGCTGCAGACCCTGTTTCTCATGAACGGCCTCGGTCACGAGGCCGTCGTCGCCGGCCTCACCTCGGTTCCGTACGCGATCGTGTCGGCGATCGCGGCGGCCGCGCTCGGACGGTACTCGCACCGCTTCGGCGCGACGCTCGTGACCATCGGCACGACGGTCTACTTCGCCGGGCTCATCGGCCTGCTCGTCTGCACGCAGTTCGTGAGCCGCGACCTCATGCCCGTCGCCCTCGCCACGGTGTTCGCCGTGAGCGGCGCAGGCGCCGGAGCCTTCATGGGATCGAACCAGGCGCGGATGCTGAAGCACATTCCGGTGACGCAGGCCGGCATCGCGGGCTCGTTCTCTCAGGTCGGGCAGCGCATCGGCAACGCGATCGGCGTCGCGATCGCCACCAGCATCTACTACTCGGTCTCCGCGTCGACCGGCAACCACACGGGCGCCGCGCGCGAGGCGGTGGGAGCCGGTCTGATCTACGCGCTCGGGGTCGTGGTCATCGCCCTCGTGTTCGTCATCATCGACAACATCGGGGCCGTGCGGCGTGCCGGCACCGACACGGCGGCCGTGCAGATCACCGACCGTGCCCTGCTCGGCGACGCGGGGCACTCGACTCCGACGGGCGGCATCGAGGTGCAGCCCGAGCCGAAGGACTAG
- a CDS encoding 3-oxoacid CoA-transferase subunit B, which yields MATRITRDELAARIARDIPEGSIVNLGIGAPTLVANHLPPGEEIILHTENGMLGMGRAPEAGHEDPDLMNAGKQPVTELAGSAYFHHADSFGMMRGGHLDVCVLGAFQVAENGDLANWATGAPDAIPAVGGAMDLAIGAKSVYVMTDLLTKKGESKLVEACTYPLTGVRCVRRVYTDHAVFDVTPDGFRVREVFGDTTVDELEELTGLRLGDGAPGDTAVDDVPAGHDRP from the coding sequence ATGGCAACGCGAATCACCCGCGACGAGCTGGCCGCTCGCATCGCCCGCGACATCCCAGAAGGCTCGATCGTCAACCTCGGCATCGGCGCGCCAACGCTCGTCGCCAATCACCTGCCACCGGGCGAAGAGATCATCCTGCACACCGAGAACGGGATGCTCGGCATGGGCAGGGCCCCCGAGGCCGGCCACGAAGACCCCGACCTCATGAACGCCGGCAAGCAGCCCGTGACCGAGCTCGCCGGCAGCGCGTACTTCCACCACGCCGACTCGTTCGGCATGATGCGCGGGGGACACCTCGATGTGTGCGTGCTCGGTGCCTTCCAGGTCGCCGAGAACGGCGACCTCGCGAACTGGGCAACCGGCGCGCCCGACGCCATTCCCGCCGTCGGGGGTGCCATGGACCTCGCGATCGGCGCGAAGTCGGTCTACGTCATGACGGACCTGCTGACGAAGAAGGGCGAGTCGAAGCTCGTCGAGGCCTGCACCTACCCGCTCACGGGTGTGCGCTGTGTGCGTCGCGTGTACACCGACCACGCCGTCTTCGACGTGACGCCCGACGGCTTCCGCGTGCGCGAGGTGTTCGGCGACACGACCGTCGATGAGCTCGAAGAGCTCACGGGCCTTCGCCTTGGGGACGGGGCGCCCGGCGACACCGCGGTCGATGACGTGCCCGCCGGTCACGATCGCCCATGA
- a CDS encoding 3-oxoacid CoA-transferase subunit A, translating into MIDKTTPTVEEALADIADGSTILIGGFGLAGQPVELIDGLIEHGAGELTIVNNNAGNGDTGLAALLKAGRVRKIICSFPRQSDSWVFDELYRAGKIELELVPQGNLAERIRAAGAGVGAFFTPTGVGTPLAEGKESRVIDGREYVLEYPIRGDVAIVSAYKADRWGNLVYRKTARNFGPIMVAAATTSIVQVDEVVELGALDPEAIVTPGIFVDRVVPVGERAWLRDGEFVPNFNAPADNAAAE; encoded by the coding sequence GTGATCGACAAGACGACACCGACGGTCGAGGAAGCGCTGGCCGACATCGCCGACGGCTCGACGATTCTCATCGGCGGGTTCGGCCTCGCGGGCCAGCCCGTCGAGCTGATCGATGGGCTCATCGAGCACGGCGCCGGCGAGCTGACGATCGTGAACAACAATGCGGGCAATGGTGACACGGGCCTCGCGGCCCTGCTCAAGGCGGGCCGTGTCCGCAAGATCATCTGCTCGTTCCCGCGGCAGAGCGATTCGTGGGTGTTCGATGAGCTCTACCGCGCGGGCAAGATCGAGCTCGAGCTCGTGCCGCAGGGCAACCTTGCCGAGCGCATCCGCGCCGCGGGCGCGGGCGTCGGCGCATTCTTCACGCCGACAGGTGTAGGCACGCCGCTCGCCGAGGGCAAGGAATCGCGCGTCATCGACGGCCGGGAGTACGTGCTCGAGTACCCGATCCGGGGTGACGTCGCCATCGTCTCCGCCTACAAGGCCGACCGGTGGGGCAACCTCGTCTACCGCAAGACGGCCCGGAACTTCGGCCCCATCATGGTCGCGGCCGCGACGACCTCGATCGTGCAGGTCGACGAGGTCGTCGAGCTCGGAGCCCTTGACCCCGAGGCCATCGTGACGCCAGGTATCTTCGTCGACCGCGTCGTGCCCGTCGGCGAGCGCGCGTGGCTGCGCGATGGCGAATTCGTCCCGAACTTCAACGCGCCGGCTGACAACGCAGCCGCCGAATAA
- a CDS encoding septum formation family protein: MRTLATAVSVAAAGAALAGCAQAADTSPVEKPITQLEAGDCFDTDAEFTTALVYPDCSAEHLFEAHHVEELDGDTFPGDDVVQRRANEVCDEQFQVFTGQPVSQNADYASMFLGPTEDSWMTEDDRAVVCVVMPADGAARGGSAAA; this comes from the coding sequence GTGCGCACCCTCGCGACCGCCGTCTCCGTCGCCGCAGCCGGCGCGGCGCTCGCCGGCTGCGCGCAGGCCGCCGACACCAGCCCCGTGGAGAAGCCGATCACCCAACTCGAGGCGGGGGACTGCTTCGACACCGACGCGGAGTTCACGACGGCGCTCGTGTACCCGGACTGCTCCGCGGAGCACCTCTTCGAGGCGCACCACGTCGAGGAGCTCGACGGCGACACGTTCCCCGGTGACGACGTCGTCCAGCGCAGGGCGAACGAGGTCTGCGACGAACAGTTTCAGGTCTTCACCGGACAGCCGGTGTCTCAGAACGCCGACTACGCCTCGATGTTCCTGGGCCCGACCGAGGACAGCTGGATGACGGAAGACGACCGCGCAGTCGTCTGCGTCGTCATGCCGGCCGACGGAGCGGCGAGGGGCGGCTCAGCCGCCGCGTGA
- a CDS encoding septum formation family protein — MPFKNASTRAVASLAVAAIGLTGLAGCTLVTTLTDGGAPAPTPTPTETAEPDPTTGGEFTDTPSTDGPTDTPAEDGQQTNYFDLKVGDCFDDGETEGFATLFSSCEVPHLYEAYYVTIMEGDEFPGDDAVLEFAEDVCNNAFQNYVGSNPSNSSYSYQYITPSESTWENMNDREIMCVVTPRDGEPTTGSAQDSRR, encoded by the coding sequence ATGCCGTTCAAGAACGCTTCCACTCGCGCCGTAGCTTCCCTCGCCGTCGCCGCGATCGGTCTCACCGGTCTGGCCGGGTGCACGCTCGTGACGACGCTCACCGACGGTGGCGCCCCCGCGCCGACCCCGACGCCGACCGAGACGGCAGAGCCCGACCCGACGACGGGTGGCGAGTTCACCGACACCCCGTCTACCGACGGACCCACCGATACGCCCGCCGAGGATGGCCAGCAGACGAACTACTTCGATCTCAAGGTGGGCGACTGCTTCGACGACGGCGAAACCGAGGGCTTCGCGACGCTCTTCTCGTCGTGCGAGGTGCCACACCTCTACGAGGCCTACTACGTGACGATCATGGAGGGCGACGAGTTCCCCGGCGACGACGCCGTGCTCGAGTTCGCCGAAGACGTCTGCAACAACGCATTTCAGAATTACGTCGGCTCCAACCCGAGCAACTCGTCATACTCCTACCAGTACATCACCCCGAGCGAGAGCACGTGGGAGAACATGAACGACCGCGAGATCATGTGCGTCGTCACGCCGCGCGACGGGGAACCGACGACGGGCTCGGCGCAGGATTCACGGCGCTAG
- a CDS encoding IclR family transcriptional regulator domain-containing protein: protein MTEPREPGDEFVQALARGLDVIRAFDASHPRGTLSDVARRTGLSRATVRRSLKTLVGMGYATQYDDQYALTPRVLELGFSYLSSLGLSEVVEPHLRALSAEVGESVNAGILDADRVVYVARVSTRRLMRIHVSVGTRLPAAWTSMGRTLLAALPPDEASRLIAVGPDGQPTPVAAAARVERALERVRRDGYALVDQELEPGLRSIAVPVLAPDGTLACAVNVATSAATTDRRLLEGPILAALRRTATQVETDLDSIAGPPARSAQRGEAG from the coding sequence ATGACCGAACCGCGCGAGCCCGGCGATGAGTTCGTCCAGGCCCTCGCGCGCGGGCTCGACGTGATTCGCGCGTTCGACGCCTCGCATCCCCGTGGCACGCTCAGTGATGTTGCGCGGCGTACTGGGCTGAGCCGGGCAACCGTTCGGCGATCGTTGAAGACCCTTGTCGGCATGGGGTACGCGACACAGTACGACGACCAGTACGCGCTGACGCCGCGCGTGCTCGAGCTCGGCTTCAGCTATCTGTCGTCGCTCGGTCTCTCCGAGGTCGTCGAGCCGCACCTCAGGGCGCTCTCCGCCGAGGTGGGAGAGTCAGTGAACGCCGGCATCCTCGACGCCGACCGCGTCGTCTATGTCGCCAGGGTCTCGACGCGCCGACTCATGCGCATCCACGTGTCGGTCGGCACGAGGCTGCCCGCCGCGTGGACCTCCATGGGCCGCACGTTGCTCGCCGCGCTGCCGCCGGACGAGGCCTCACGCCTCATCGCCGTGGGCCCCGACGGGCAACCGACCCCCGTGGCTGCCGCCGCCCGCGTGGAGCGGGCCCTCGAGCGGGTGCGGCGCGATGGCTACGCACTCGTCGACCAGGAGCTCGAGCCGGGGCTGCGCTCGATCGCGGTTCCCGTGCTCGCCCCCGATGGCACGCTCGCGTGCGCCGTGAACGTCGCGACGTCGGCCGCGACGACCGATCGCCGGCTCCTGGAGGGGCCCATACTCGCCGCGCTCCGCCGCACAGCGACGCAGGTCGAAACCGACCTCGATTCGATCGCCGGGCCGCCGGCGCGCTCGGCCCAGCGCGGGGAGGCTGGCTAG
- a CDS encoding cobalamin-independent methionine synthase II family protein — translation MTSANTDHIQTTHVGSLPRTPELIEANRRYADGESTWEELTAQLPAFVSDIVARQRRIGIDIVNDGEFGHIMPSALDYGAWWNYSFSRIGGLTPSDEDRWATNEQIRSEPGKIRLTSFSDRRDRTRFRDAYEDPTSGVLAHRRSTVQPKITGPISYTGHEAVQEDVRNLTAALAQSDAPEGFVAAISPGSAARITNEYYGTDEELLFAMADVLREEYLAITDAGLTVQIDDPSIAESWDQVNPEPTVEDYLAFTQLRVDALNHALRGIPQEQVRFHLCWGSWHGPHTTDIEFKHIVDQVLTINAGAYTFEAANGRHAHEWKVWRDHPLPEGKRIMPGVVSHSTNTVEHPELVADRIEQFASVVGRENVIASTDCGLGGRLHPSIAVAKLESLTAGARLATERLFG, via the coding sequence ATGACCTCCGCCAACACTGACCACATTCAGACGACGCACGTCGGCTCGCTGCCCCGCACGCCCGAGCTCATCGAGGCGAATCGCCGGTACGCCGACGGCGAGTCGACGTGGGAGGAGCTCACGGCGCAGCTCCCCGCCTTCGTGAGCGACATCGTCGCGCGCCAGCGGCGCATCGGCATCGACATCGTCAACGACGGCGAGTTCGGGCACATCATGCCCTCGGCCCTCGACTACGGGGCATGGTGGAACTACTCGTTCTCGCGCATCGGCGGGCTCACGCCGAGCGACGAGGACCGCTGGGCGACGAACGAGCAAATCCGCTCCGAGCCTGGGAAGATCCGGCTGACGTCCTTCTCGGACCGCCGCGACCGCACGAGGTTCCGCGACGCCTACGAGGACCCGACGAGCGGCGTGCTCGCTCACCGGCGCTCGACGGTGCAGCCCAAGATCACGGGTCCGATCAGCTATACCGGACACGAGGCGGTGCAGGAGGACGTGCGCAACCTGACGGCGGCGCTGGCGCAGTCGGACGCCCCTGAAGGATTCGTGGCCGCCATCAGCCCAGGGTCGGCGGCGCGGATCACGAACGAGTACTACGGCACCGATGAGGAGCTGCTGTTCGCCATGGCCGACGTGCTGCGCGAGGAGTACCTCGCCATCACTGACGCAGGGCTGACGGTGCAGATCGACGACCCCTCGATCGCCGAGAGCTGGGATCAGGTGAACCCCGAACCCACGGTCGAGGACTACCTGGCGTTCACGCAGCTTCGCGTCGATGCGCTCAACCACGCGCTACGCGGGATTCCGCAGGAGCAGGTGCGGTTCCACCTGTGCTGGGGGTCGTGGCACGGGCCGCACACGACCGACATCGAGTTCAAGCACATCGTCGATCAGGTGCTCACGATCAACGCCGGCGCCTACACGTTCGAGGCCGCCAACGGCCGGCACGCGCACGAGTGGAAGGTGTGGCGCGACCACCCGCTCCCCGAGGGCAAGCGCATCATGCCGGGCGTCGTCTCGCACTCCACGAACACGGTGGAGCATCCCGAGCTCGTCGCCGACCGGATCGAGCAGTTCGCGAGCGTCGTCGGCCGCGAAAACGTGATCGCCTCGACCGACTGCGGCCTTGGCGGCCGCCTGCACCCGTCGATCGCGGTCGCGAAGCTCGAGTCACTCACCGCGGGCGCGCGCCTCGCCACGGAGCGGCTTTTCGGGTAG
- a CDS encoding mycothiol transferase, which yields MGFLAPEVTTEHDALASFLEQQAAQLRLAALDLTDGQARQAPLPSSLSISGLLTHVAQVLAGWLERVRVAPADVGWNELAVLGDELGLGDGMYSGQEVPDLALDQILEIYDRAASRIRPIIEAADLDARVPVPDAPWFPDDLESWNARWVCNHLIAEVARHVGHADVIREAIDGEIAYSLNARAEGESFDWAEYTADE from the coding sequence ATGGGGTTCCTCGCACCTGAAGTCACGACCGAGCACGACGCCCTCGCGTCGTTCCTCGAGCAGCAAGCGGCGCAGTTGCGCCTTGCGGCGCTCGACCTGACCGACGGGCAGGCGCGTCAGGCGCCGCTCCCGAGCTCGCTGTCGATCTCCGGGCTCCTCACGCACGTTGCGCAGGTGCTCGCGGGGTGGCTCGAGCGCGTGCGCGTGGCGCCCGCCGATGTCGGCTGGAACGAACTCGCGGTGCTGGGTGACGAGCTCGGGCTCGGCGACGGAATGTACTCGGGTCAAGAGGTGCCCGACCTCGCGCTCGACCAGATCCTCGAGATCTACGATCGGGCGGCCTCGCGAATCCGTCCCATCATCGAGGCGGCCGACCTTGACGCGCGCGTTCCCGTGCCCGACGCCCCGTGGTTCCCCGACGATCTCGAGTCGTGGAACGCCCGGTGGGTGTGCAACCACCTCATCGCCGAGGTCGCTCGCCACGTGGGCCATGCCGACGTCATTCGTGAAGCGATCGACGGCGAAATCGCGTACTCGCTGAATGCGCGCGCCGAGGGCGAGAGCTTCGACTGGGCCGAGTACACGGCGGACGAGTGA
- a CDS encoding septum formation family protein translates to MPRPLSGPLFAVLGAAVLLTGCSGAVGDGGPSPDGTPITAGPDDGVPTNFLDLRVGDCFDIPTNLADGEALRYSSCQVLHMFEAYAETELPAGDFPGQDQLDADAAAFCEPAFVEYVGESWTTSDFDFQFIVPSERTWNELDDRKIMCMATSLSGLPWSGSSANGGESGA, encoded by the coding sequence GTGCCACGACCGCTGTCTGGGCCGCTGTTCGCGGTGCTCGGAGCCGCTGTCCTGCTGACGGGATGCTCGGGAGCGGTGGGTGACGGTGGCCCCTCCCCCGATGGGACGCCCATCACGGCAGGGCCGGATGACGGCGTGCCCACGAACTTCCTCGACCTCCGCGTCGGTGATTGCTTCGACATCCCGACGAATCTGGCGGACGGCGAGGCGCTCAGGTACTCGTCGTGCCAGGTCCTGCACATGTTCGAGGCCTACGCCGAGACTGAGCTGCCCGCCGGTGACTTCCCCGGGCAGGACCAGCTCGATGCCGATGCCGCGGCGTTCTGCGAGCCCGCCTTCGTCGAGTACGTCGGCGAATCGTGGACGACCTCCGACTTCGATTTCCAGTTCATCGTGCCGTCGGAGCGAACGTGGAACGAGCTCGATGACCGCAAGATCATGTGTATGGCGACGAGCCTCAGCGGACTTCCGTGGAGCGGTTCGTCCGCGAACGGAGGCGAGTCGGGTGCGTGA
- a CDS encoding MFS transporter, translated as MKLVPVAYLASYLLSLLGNSIAGIALPLIVLQVTGSALGAGTVAAATAIPAVLAGLLMGVVIDRINRRTSSVVTDLVSAASVAALPLVDLLSGLSLGWFVLFGIIGSLGDVPGMTARDALLPAIVRHGGIASERLMGIREALGAVALLLGPAAAGTLMVLFDGSTVLWITAATSLAAALLTLLIPHHVGAIVAADGAAVGRTGSGWGQLRDGWRVLFRSRFLVMTTTLSLASVIVLASLQGLILPVYFTLVEQPGMLGFVLTALAAGMLIGGTLYAVAGTRGRRRAWFLAGLIGSTLGFGIIAALPSVWLVFAGAFVVGLSSGLFGSLMGVLMIERIPEHMRGRIMGTQNAIMTAAPPIGIVAAAVLTEYAGVNAAAVALAAVWLVALVLGLASPSLRNLEPNAVQAESDVTVVVEGA; from the coding sequence ATGAAGCTCGTTCCAGTTGCGTACCTCGCGTCCTATCTGCTGTCCCTGCTGGGGAACTCGATCGCGGGGATCGCGCTGCCGCTGATCGTGTTGCAGGTCACGGGCAGCGCGCTCGGCGCGGGGACGGTCGCGGCGGCGACCGCGATCCCGGCGGTGCTCGCCGGCCTGCTGATGGGCGTGGTGATCGACCGGATCAACCGGCGCACGTCATCGGTCGTGACCGATCTTGTGTCGGCCGCGTCGGTCGCAGCTCTGCCGCTGGTCGACCTGCTCTCCGGACTGAGCCTGGGCTGGTTCGTCCTGTTCGGCATCATCGGCTCCCTCGGCGACGTGCCTGGCATGACCGCGAGGGACGCGCTGCTGCCGGCGATCGTTCGGCACGGCGGGATCGCGTCGGAGCGGCTCATGGGCATCCGGGAGGCACTGGGCGCAGTCGCCCTCCTGCTCGGACCTGCGGCGGCGGGGACGCTCATGGTGCTGTTCGACGGGTCCACGGTGTTGTGGATCACCGCGGCCACCTCACTGGCCGCCGCCCTGCTGACACTGCTCATCCCGCACCACGTCGGTGCGATCGTCGCAGCGGACGGCGCGGCAGTGGGCAGGACCGGAAGCGGGTGGGGGCAGCTCCGCGACGGGTGGCGGGTGCTGTTCCGCAGTCGGTTCCTGGTCATGACGACCACGCTCAGCCTCGCCTCGGTCATCGTGCTCGCCTCGCTACAAGGGCTCATCCTGCCGGTCTATTTCACGCTCGTCGAGCAACCTGGAATGCTCGGCTTCGTCCTCACCGCCCTCGCCGCGGGAATGCTCATCGGCGGCACGCTCTACGCCGTCGCAGGCACGCGCGGCCGCCGGCGGGCTTGGTTCCTTGCCGGGTTGATCGGTAGCACGCTCGGCTTCGGGATCATCGCCGCCCTGCCGTCGGTGTGGCTTGTGTTCGCGGGTGCGTTCGTCGTGGGGCTCTCCAGCGGGCTGTTCGGAAGCCTTATGGGCGTGCTCATGATCGAGCGCATTCCCGAGCACATGCGCGGGCGGATCATGGGGACGCAGAACGCGATCATGACCGCCGCCCCACCGATCGGGATCGTCGCGGCCGCGGTCCTCACCGAATATGCAGGGGTGAACGCCGCCGCGGTTGCACTCGCCGCAGTGTGGCTCGTCGCCCTGGTCCTCGGTCTCGCCTCGCCCTCGCTGCGTAATCTGGAGCCGAACGCGGTGCAGGCGGAGAGCGACGTGACGGTGGTGGTCGAGGGTGCATAG
- a CDS encoding MerR family transcriptional regulator — translation MHSGQLARLAGVTVRALRHYHQVGVLAEPDRRSNGYREYDVHDLIRVLRIKRLASLGIPLHRMPDLLDDTKNDAGELLDELDAELATRIEHLARQRDIIARIRDSDAAPDLPPELAPFLAGFAAGLSPELAKFDRDQAVLLAHLAGEDQLPHITRFYKRLSNPDLASAVADISERFGRLGPDSTEQDIAELIDSVAINFTSVIEELAASDPPLDISATADIFAEYATDLLNEQQRRTLEKLERRLNESRAT, via the coding sequence GTGCATAGCGGCCAGCTGGCTCGACTCGCCGGAGTGACGGTCCGCGCGCTCCGGCACTACCACCAGGTCGGTGTCCTTGCCGAGCCCGACCGTCGCAGCAACGGCTACCGAGAGTACGACGTGCACGACCTGATCCGCGTCCTGCGGATCAAGCGCCTGGCCTCACTCGGCATACCGCTGCATCGGATGCCGGACCTCCTCGATGACACCAAGAATGACGCCGGGGAACTGCTGGACGAGCTGGACGCGGAACTGGCGACGCGGATCGAACACCTTGCGAGGCAACGCGACATCATCGCCCGCATCCGCGATAGCGACGCGGCGCCCGACCTCCCGCCCGAGCTGGCTCCGTTTCTCGCGGGGTTCGCAGCCGGCCTCTCCCCGGAGCTGGCGAAGTTCGACCGTGACCAAGCCGTGCTTCTGGCACACCTCGCCGGCGAGGACCAGCTGCCGCACATCACCCGCTTCTACAAACGACTCAGCAATCCCGACCTCGCGTCAGCGGTGGCAGACATCTCCGAGAGGTTCGGGCGGCTCGGCCCCGACAGCACAGAGCAGGACATCGCCGAGCTGATCGACAGCGTCGCGATCAACTTCACCTCCGTCATCGAGGAGCTTGCAGCATCCGATCCACCTCTTGATATCAGCGCGACGGCAGACATCTTCGCGGAGTACGCGACCGACCTGCTCAACGAGCAACAACGACGAACGCTCGAAAAACTTGAGCGCCGGCTCAACGAGTCTCGAGCAACGTAA